A single Henriciella sp. AS95 DNA region contains:
- a CDS encoding pilus assembly protein TadG-related protein: protein MLSLPSLPYVRFCRKLADDLSGQVVIIVSMMAPIIVLMAAFAVDIGATSEQKRRLQGLADIAAIAAAANVDDAEKAVYTLLADNNFGSLDTETLRNQAESHRQLALEGYDNRISVELGRYVPDQELAYSVRFVPGGEPVNAVRVSLKDAPARYFDFLGEGGTAISVSGTATVSSQVAMSIGSRLVSLEGGLVNALLSGLTGSEVSLSAMDYNALLDADVDLLQFSDALASNLDLTAVNYDDVLESDVSLAQVFDAMADVSDGSARAKTVLRELAGDDAMADLTVPLAQLYDFGPLGRAELGSVDGDMDLDLDAVEMLTASAIAANGDNQVDLDLGASVPGLVDTRISLLVGERPQSASWFSLTDDGSSMVSTAQLRLFIDTSVSAGSLLGGDLVRLPLYIELASAEARIVDVICTDNNTQVQRVDVEVQPSIMTLQIADLKDGLVALNEDQELKQARLLNARLIEVRGSSRTSLSSPNARTLRFHEWDIGGDPKTVETREALRGAIASTIGTMNYDIDVAGLSLTTPTTVEGLVNSTLQSAAGPVDSIVESLTSMLGIGLGEADVWVHHARCNRSVLVQ from the coding sequence ATGTTGTCCCTTCCGTCACTCCCATATGTCCGGTTCTGCCGGAAGCTCGCCGACGATTTATCGGGTCAGGTCGTCATAATCGTTTCCATGATGGCACCGATCATTGTCCTGATGGCGGCTTTTGCGGTCGACATCGGCGCAACGTCTGAGCAGAAGCGCCGGCTTCAGGGGCTTGCTGATATTGCCGCTATCGCGGCCGCAGCGAACGTCGACGATGCTGAAAAAGCCGTTTATACGCTTCTTGCCGACAACAATTTCGGGTCCCTTGATACCGAGACGCTCCGCAACCAGGCCGAGAGCCACCGACAGCTCGCGCTGGAAGGGTATGATAACAGAATTTCGGTGGAGCTTGGTCGGTATGTCCCCGACCAAGAGCTCGCCTACAGTGTTCGGTTCGTACCTGGTGGCGAGCCGGTAAACGCCGTCCGCGTCTCTTTGAAAGATGCGCCGGCCCGTTATTTTGACTTCCTGGGCGAGGGTGGCACGGCGATTTCTGTGTCCGGTACGGCGACCGTGTCGTCACAAGTCGCAATGTCCATCGGGTCCCGGCTGGTCAGTCTTGAGGGCGGACTTGTCAACGCTTTGCTGTCCGGCCTGACAGGCTCTGAAGTTTCGCTCTCGGCGATGGATTACAACGCCTTGCTGGATGCTGACGTGGACCTCCTGCAGTTTTCCGATGCCTTGGCCAGCAATCTCGATCTCACCGCCGTGAATTACGACGATGTGCTGGAGAGCGATGTGTCTCTGGCCCAGGTTTTCGACGCGATGGCAGACGTTAGCGATGGGTCTGCACGGGCCAAAACGGTGCTGCGTGAACTCGCGGGCGATGATGCGATGGCGGATCTGACCGTTCCACTCGCGCAGCTGTACGACTTCGGCCCCCTCGGCCGGGCTGAACTCGGCAGTGTCGACGGCGATATGGATCTCGACCTGGACGCCGTCGAAATGCTGACGGCCAGCGCGATTGCCGCCAATGGTGACAATCAGGTCGACCTTGACCTCGGTGCGTCTGTGCCAGGCCTTGTAGACACCAGGATTTCCTTGCTGGTCGGTGAGCGTCCGCAATCGGCAAGCTGGTTTTCGCTGACGGATGATGGCTCGTCGATGGTCTCGACCGCTCAGCTGCGTCTCTTCATAGATACGTCTGTGAGTGCCGGAAGTTTGCTTGGCGGTGATCTTGTTCGTCTGCCGCTTTATATCGAGCTTGCTTCCGCCGAAGCGCGCATTGTCGACGTGATCTGCACCGACAATAACACGCAGGTCCAGCGCGTCGATGTAGAAGTCCAGCCGTCGATCATGACGCTTCAGATCGCGGATCTGAAGGATGGTCTTGTGGCTTTGAATGAGGACCAGGAGTTAAAGCAGGCCCGTCTGCTCAATGCCCGCCTGATCGAGGTTCGTGGCTCATCGCGCACCAGCCTGTCATCTCCGAACGCGCGAACGCTGCGCTTCCATGAGTGGGATATTGGAGGAGACCCGAAAACGGTCGAGACTCGTGAGGCCTTGCGCGGTGCCATTGCCTCCACGATTGGAACCATGAATTATGACATCGATGTCGCGGGCCTTTCCCTGACGACGCCAACAACCGTGGAGGGCCTGGTGAACAGCACACTTCAGTCTGCAGCCGGCCCGGTCGATTCAATCGTCGAAAGCCTGACCAGTATGCTCGGTATAGGCCTCGGCGAGGCTGACGTATGGGTACACCATGCGCGATGTAACAGATCCGTGCTGGTGCAATAA
- a CDS encoding beta-eliminating lyase-related protein, with the protein MDFSSDTSAPAHPRVIEALGRVNEGYQPSYGNDAITAELRGLLSRVLETEDFDFWLCASGTASNALALSCFCPPTGAILCHAESHIARDERGAPEFFSGGGKLHLLGGVGAQIDETELRGALARIDHDFVHETPAHVLSLTNLTESGTAYPAQQIAHYAALAKEAGLTVHLDGARLANALVSSGASAAEMSWKAGIDVLSLGLTKTGAIGCEIIVLFGEARSKLADLKARAKRSGHMPPKMRYLAAQAISLLTDDLWLDLAGIANQRAQEVANMLCKAAGTELVQPVHGNEIFVRLDEDTAAKLRAAGAVFYTWLDGSSRLVTSWATGPETIDAVASAIS; encoded by the coding sequence ATGGATTTTTCTTCCGATACATCAGCGCCGGCCCATCCGCGCGTGATCGAAGCGCTTGGCCGCGTGAATGAAGGCTACCAGCCAAGCTATGGGAATGACGCCATCACCGCCGAATTGCGGGGACTGCTGTCACGGGTCCTGGAAACCGAAGATTTCGATTTCTGGCTTTGCGCGTCCGGGACCGCATCGAACGCGCTTGCGCTGTCCTGCTTCTGTCCACCAACAGGCGCCATTCTTTGTCATGCAGAATCGCACATCGCCCGCGATGAACGCGGCGCGCCGGAGTTCTTTTCAGGCGGCGGCAAGCTGCACTTGCTGGGAGGGGTGGGCGCGCAGATCGATGAAACGGAATTGCGCGGCGCGCTGGCCCGGATCGACCATGATTTCGTCCACGAAACGCCGGCGCACGTGCTGTCTCTTACCAATCTCACCGAAAGCGGCACCGCCTATCCCGCCCAGCAGATCGCCCACTATGCCGCACTCGCCAAAGAGGCAGGGCTGACGGTCCACCTCGACGGCGCGCGCCTGGCCAATGCCCTCGTCTCCTCCGGCGCCAGCGCCGCAGAGATGAGCTGGAAGGCCGGTATCGACGTGCTCAGCCTGGGCCTGACCAAGACGGGCGCGATCGGTTGCGAGATCATCGTCCTGTTCGGCGAGGCCCGCTCGAAGCTCGCCGACCTGAAAGCGCGCGCCAAGCGCTCAGGCCATATGCCACCGAAAATGCGATACCTCGCCGCGCAGGCCATCAGCCTGCTCACCGACGATCTGTGGCTTGACCTGGCCGGGATCGCCAATCAGCGCGCCCAGGAAGTCGCCAATATGCTGTGCAAGGCAGCGGGCACCGAACTGGTTCAGCCCGTGCACGGCAATGAGATTTTCGTCCGCCTTGATGAGGACACCGCTGCAAAGCTGCGGGCGGCTGGCGCGGTCTTCTACACCTGGCTGGACGGAAGCTCGCGGCTGGTTACGAGCTGGGCGACGGGGCCAGAGACTATTGACGCGGTTGCCTCAGCGATCAGCTAA
- a CDS encoding SDR family oxidoreductase, giving the protein MAATDQNTRRALITGAGKRIGRALAEALGEDGWAVAVHYRSSAKGAEETAKAIEEAGGKGVIVQGDLTEEKDLRQIVPLAVEKLGGPLTLLVNSASTFEPDTARDHDRQGWDFHFDANLRAPIALAQAFANNLPETERGLVVNLIDQRVWKLNPQFFTYTLSKSALWTATQTLAQALAPNIRVNGIGPGPTLKSVHQSEEEFDAERKATLTQEGSRPEEIVRALRYLIEADSVTGQMIAADGGQHLMWQTPDTQI; this is encoded by the coding sequence TTGGCGGCAACTGACCAGAATACACGGCGCGCACTGATCACTGGCGCAGGCAAACGGATTGGACGGGCGCTCGCCGAAGCGCTCGGCGAGGACGGATGGGCGGTGGCCGTTCACTACCGCTCCTCGGCCAAGGGCGCAGAAGAGACCGCCAAGGCGATCGAAGAGGCCGGCGGCAAGGGCGTCATCGTCCAGGGCGATCTCACCGAGGAAAAAGACCTCCGGCAAATCGTACCACTTGCTGTCGAAAAGCTTGGTGGCCCGCTGACACTGCTCGTCAATTCCGCCTCGACCTTTGAGCCAGATACCGCACGCGACCATGACCGCCAGGGATGGGACTTCCATTTCGATGCCAATTTGCGCGCACCCATTGCGCTCGCCCAGGCCTTCGCGAACAATCTGCCCGAGACCGAGCGAGGACTGGTCGTCAACCTCATCGACCAGCGCGTCTGGAAGCTCAATCCGCAATTCTTCACCTACACCCTGTCGAAATCTGCCCTGTGGACGGCGACACAGACGCTGGCCCAGGCGCTGGCGCCAAACATCCGCGTCAATGGCATCGGTCCCGGCCCGACGCTGAAAAGCGTCCACCAGAGCGAGGAAGAGTTTGACGCCGAGCGCAAGGCGACGCTGACACAGGAAGGCTCGCGGCCGGAAGAGATTGTCCGCGCTCTGCGCTATCTCATCGAAGCGGACAGCGTCACCGGCCAGATGATCGCTGCCGATGGCGGCCAACACCTGATGTGGCAAACACCGGACACCCAGATTTGA
- a CDS encoding calcium/sodium antiporter, which translates to MPDLALLAALVGGLVILALAGDFLVNGAMDAARRLGISPLVAGILIVGFGTSAPEMVVSFDAASSGQPGLAIGNIVGSNIANVWLVLAAPAMLFPITASQFGLRRSFWFMLAVTAGWIAWTTYHPLTPLFGLALLGILLLYSFMMLWWTSSALRKGVDVGLEEGDELKTFTMVASLLVGIVGLPLGAHLIVEGGTGIARTYNVPEEIIGLTLLAIGTSLPELGAGLAAAMRKRGDVIIGNVIGSNIFNLAGAGAIISLFGPTDLAPTFPQFDHWIMAAAAITLGLFVIPRNKITRLAALAMGLTYCVYIYGLVNGWNILGGVESLLGGN; encoded by the coding sequence TTGCCAGATCTGGCGCTCCTTGCAGCCCTTGTTGGCGGGCTCGTCATTCTTGCCCTCGCGGGCGACTTTCTGGTCAATGGCGCTATGGACGCTGCACGGCGTCTCGGCATTTCGCCGCTTGTCGCGGGGATTCTGATCGTCGGGTTCGGTACCTCCGCGCCTGAAATGGTCGTCTCCTTTGACGCTGCATCGAGTGGCCAGCCCGGCCTCGCCATCGGCAATATCGTCGGCTCCAACATCGCCAATGTCTGGCTGGTGCTTGCCGCCCCGGCCATGCTTTTTCCAATCACAGCCAGCCAGTTCGGCCTGCGACGGTCGTTCTGGTTCATGCTCGCCGTAACGGCCGGCTGGATTGCATGGACCACATACCACCCGCTTACACCGCTCTTCGGTCTCGCGCTGCTTGGTATCCTGCTCCTCTACAGCTTCATGATGCTGTGGTGGACGTCATCGGCGCTCCGGAAGGGGGTCGATGTCGGCCTTGAAGAAGGCGACGAGCTGAAGACGTTCACCATGGTTGCGAGTCTGCTCGTCGGCATTGTGGGCCTGCCCTTGGGCGCGCATCTGATTGTGGAAGGCGGCACAGGCATCGCTCGGACCTATAACGTCCCGGAAGAAATTATTGGCCTGACGCTGCTCGCGATTGGCACGTCGCTGCCGGAACTGGGCGCGGGCCTTGCCGCCGCCATGCGAAAGCGCGGCGATGTCATTATCGGCAATGTCATCGGCTCGAATATCTTCAACCTCGCCGGCGCCGGCGCCATCATCTCGCTGTTCGGACCGACTGATCTTGCGCCCACCTTCCCGCAATTCGACCACTGGATCATGGCAGCAGCCGCCATCACGCTCGGCCTGTTTGTCATTCCGCGAAACAAGATCACGCGCCTTGCCGCGCTCGCCATGGGCCTTACCTATTGCGTCTACATCTACGGGCTGGTGAACGGCTGGAACATATTGGGCGGAGTGGAAAGTCTCCTTGGCGGCAACTGA
- a CDS encoding NUDIX domain-containing protein yields MTRLRTRIFQSWFRFSRPKTLGVRAMLEDSEGRVLLVRHTYTSGLFLPGGGVEKGERVEVSLHRELVEEAGATLTGKPHLVGIYSNHNVFPNDHVVLYRIGADLWSVTEPTSRGEISERLWVDPLRPPDDATPGTKRRLAEVYGDGPSDGHW; encoded by the coding sequence ATGACAAGACTCCGTACGCGAATTTTCCAGTCCTGGTTTCGGTTCAGCCGCCCGAAGACGCTTGGCGTGAGAGCGATGCTGGAAGACAGCGAAGGCCGCGTCTTGCTGGTTCGCCACACCTACACGTCCGGCCTGTTTCTGCCGGGCGGTGGCGTCGAAAAGGGTGAGCGGGTTGAGGTGTCGCTCCACCGCGAACTGGTCGAGGAGGCGGGAGCAACCCTGACGGGCAAACCGCATCTGGTGGGAATCTACTCCAATCACAACGTCTTTCCCAATGACCATGTCGTTCTCTACCGGATCGGTGCGGACCTCTGGTCGGTGACTGAGCCAACCAGCCGGGGGGAGATTTCAGAGCGTTTGTGGGTTGATCCGCTCAGGCCGCCAGATGATGCCACGCCCGGAACAAAAAGACGGTTGGCTGAGGTCTATGGAGACGGGCCATCCGACGGCCATTGGTAG
- a CDS encoding CDP-alcohol phosphatidyltransferase family protein, translating into MPNTVTILRCVLAIWVGYLILEFGRHLDAGREAGYWVFIPFVAFVIIGATDWVDGALARGLDAVSPLGARLDPIADKLLTGACLLTLAHLDSWTWMVSIPALVIVGRDLLMTAIRESLGNPKNLKVTSAAKWKTAVVLVAIGACLLGMAISELAHYAERFSPAWIATRTVLMAGIVGIWVAAFLSVVTAVDYISALRRQDN; encoded by the coding sequence TTGCCGAATACTGTCACCATCCTCCGGTGCGTTCTCGCCATCTGGGTGGGTTATCTGATCCTGGAATTTGGACGGCATCTCGATGCGGGACGCGAAGCGGGCTACTGGGTTTTCATTCCCTTTGTCGCCTTCGTGATCATCGGCGCCACCGATTGGGTGGATGGTGCGCTGGCGCGCGGCCTGGACGCCGTCAGCCCGCTCGGCGCTCGGCTCGATCCAATTGCCGACAAACTCCTGACTGGCGCATGCCTGCTCACGCTCGCCCACCTCGACAGCTGGACATGGATGGTCTCCATTCCGGCGCTTGTCATCGTCGGGCGGGACCTCCTGATGACAGCAATCCGCGAATCGCTGGGCAATCCGAAAAACCTCAAGGTGACCAGTGCCGCCAAATGGAAAACCGCGGTCGTCCTCGTTGCGATCGGGGCCTGCCTCCTGGGCATGGCCATTAGCGAACTGGCGCATTACGCCGAACGCTTTTCACCCGCCTGGATCGCGACGCGCACCGTGCTGATGGCAGGTATCGTTGGCATATGGGTGGCGGCCTTTCTGTCGGTTGTGACGGCGGTCGACTATATCTCGGCGCTCCGCCGGCAAGATAATTGA
- the uvrC gene encoding excinuclease ABC subunit UvrC yields MSDSPTSQAPKRGVDVIKDNLKRLPAKPGVYRMFGAKDEVLYVGKARNLKARVSNYARLGGHTQRIAAMIALTARMEFVVTESETEALLLEASLIKSLRPRFNILLRDDKSFPYILIRRDHDYPQILKYRGSKQDRGDYFGPFASANAVTRTLDTLQKAFLLRTCEDSVFSVRNRPCMLHQIKRCSAPCVGLVSEQEYTALADQAADFLRGKGVDLQAELARDMENASEEMDFERAASLRDRIRALAVVRAQQDINPDGIEEADIFAIAMEGGQSAVQVFFIRAGQNWGATIHFPRHEKDETQEEILSAFLVQFYDKRPAPRLILTNEDPDQRELIGEALELKADRKVEIRTPQRGEKRELVAQATRNAAEALSRKLAETASQQRLLKDLAKALDLQEPPKRVEVYDNSHIQGSNAVGGMVVAGPEGFIKGQYRKFNIKDTALEPGDDYGMMREVMTRRFKRLLKEADEQSLPINELETYPDLVLIDGGLGQLSAVTEAISELGLTPDDITLVSIAKGPDRNAGREKFFRPGRSPFQLPPDTPVLYYLQRLRDEAHRWAIGAHRSKRSADIKSSPLDEIEGIGPSRKKALLHRFGSAKGVSRAKLVDLENVDGINRALAERIYGHFNGG; encoded by the coding sequence ATGTCTGACTCGCCCACATCACAGGCGCCGAAACGCGGCGTCGATGTCATCAAGGACAACCTGAAACGCCTGCCTGCCAAGCCGGGCGTCTACCGCATGTTCGGCGCAAAAGATGAGGTGCTCTACGTTGGCAAGGCGCGGAACCTGAAAGCGCGGGTGTCGAACTATGCGCGCCTGGGCGGACACACCCAGCGCATTGCCGCGATGATCGCGCTCACGGCCCGCATGGAGTTCGTCGTCACGGAAAGCGAGACAGAGGCGCTGCTTCTGGAAGCGAGCCTCATCAAGTCGCTTCGGCCGCGTTTCAATATCCTGCTGCGTGACGACAAGTCTTTTCCCTACATCCTCATCCGGCGCGATCATGATTATCCGCAGATCCTGAAATATCGCGGTTCCAAACAGGACAGGGGCGACTATTTCGGCCCCTTTGCGAGCGCCAATGCCGTGACCCGCACGCTGGATACGCTGCAGAAGGCCTTCCTGCTGCGCACGTGCGAGGACAGCGTCTTCTCCGTGCGCAACCGCCCGTGCATGCTGCACCAGATCAAGCGTTGCTCTGCGCCCTGCGTCGGCCTTGTCAGCGAGCAGGAATACACCGCGCTCGCCGACCAGGCAGCGGACTTCCTGCGCGGCAAGGGCGTCGACCTGCAAGCAGAGCTGGCCAGGGACATGGAAAATGCATCCGAAGAGATGGACTTCGAGCGCGCCGCCAGTCTCCGCGACCGGATCCGCGCCCTCGCCGTGGTGCGCGCCCAGCAGGACATCAATCCGGACGGGATCGAGGAAGCCGACATCTTTGCGATTGCCATGGAGGGTGGGCAGTCGGCCGTGCAGGTCTTCTTCATCCGGGCCGGTCAGAACTGGGGCGCGACCATCCATTTCCCGAGACATGAGAAAGATGAGACCCAGGAGGAAATTCTCTCTGCCTTTCTGGTGCAGTTTTACGACAAGCGCCCTGCCCCGCGCCTGATCCTCACCAATGAGGATCCCGACCAGCGCGAGCTTATCGGCGAAGCCCTTGAGCTGAAGGCTGATCGCAAGGTCGAGATCCGCACACCTCAGCGCGGGGAGAAACGCGAGCTGGTCGCCCAGGCAACCCGCAACGCGGCCGAAGCGCTTTCGCGCAAACTTGCAGAGACGGCGAGCCAGCAGCGCCTTCTGAAAGACCTCGCCAAGGCGCTTGATCTGCAGGAGCCACCCAAGCGCGTCGAAGTGTACGATAACAGCCACATTCAGGGGTCGAACGCGGTTGGCGGCATGGTCGTCGCGGGCCCCGAGGGCTTCATCAAGGGCCAGTATCGCAAGTTCAATATCAAGGATACGGCGCTCGAACCGGGCGATGATTACGGCATGATGCGCGAAGTCATGACGCGCCGCTTCAAACGCCTCCTGAAAGAGGCGGACGAACAGAGCCTGCCGATCAATGAGCTGGAAACCTATCCGGATCTTGTCCTGATCGATGGCGGGCTCGGTCAGCTTAGCGCCGTCACCGAAGCGATCAGCGAGCTTGGGCTCACGCCAGACGACATCACGCTGGTCTCTATCGCAAAAGGGCCGGACAGGAATGCGGGACGCGAAAAATTCTTTCGCCCGGGCCGCTCCCCTTTCCAGCTGCCACCTGATACGCCCGTCCTGTATTACCTGCAGCGTCTTCGCGATGAAGCGCACCGCTGGGCGATCGGCGCACATCGCTCGAAACGGTCCGCTGACATAAAATCCTCACCGCTGGATGAGATTGAAGGCATCGGGCCTTCGCGTAAAAAAGCCTTGTTACACAGGTTCGGATCGGCCAAAGGCGTGTCACGGGCAAAGCTTGTCGACCTCGAAAATGTCGACGGCATCAACCGCGCCCTTGCGGAGCGCATTTATGGTCATTTCAATGGAGGCTAG
- a CDS encoding pyridoxal phosphate-dependent aminotransferase: protein MASDLTLSRAVERVQPSATIAVTTKANEMKRAGINVIGLGAGEPDFDTPDHVKEAAIQAIHDGKTKYTPADGIPELKEAICAKFKRDNDLDYKPSQINVSPGGKAVLYNAFMATLNPGDEVIVPAPYWVSYPDMALLAGGTPVFVQCGPNSNYKLSPEALESAITPNTKWLVLNSPSNPTGAAYTKEELRGLADVLLKHPHVWVMTDDMYEHLVYDGFEYWTIAQVEPKLYERTLTVNGVSKAYAMTGWRIGYAGGPEKLIATMRKIMSQSTSNACSISQWASVAALNGDHGFLAERNEVFKSRRDMVVKALNECEGLSCATPEGAFYVYPSCAGVIGKTSPAGSKITSDKDFAAALLEEEKVAVVFGEAFGLSPAFRISYATSTEALEDAMTRIKRFCAALK, encoded by the coding sequence ATGGCAAGCGACCTCACATTGAGCCGAGCCGTTGAACGCGTACAGCCTTCCGCCACCATTGCGGTGACGACAAAGGCCAATGAAATGAAGCGCGCTGGCATCAATGTGATCGGCCTCGGGGCCGGTGAACCCGATTTCGATACGCCAGACCATGTGAAGGAAGCCGCCATCCAGGCCATTCACGACGGCAAGACGAAATATACGCCGGCCGATGGCATTCCTGAACTGAAGGAAGCGATCTGCGCCAAGTTCAAGCGCGATAACGACCTTGATTATAAACCATCCCAGATCAACGTCTCGCCGGGCGGCAAGGCTGTGCTCTACAACGCCTTCATGGCGACGCTGAACCCCGGCGACGAAGTCATCGTCCCGGCGCCTTACTGGGTGAGCTATCCGGACATGGCGCTGCTGGCCGGTGGTACGCCGGTCTTCGTTCAGTGTGGCCCGAACTCGAACTACAAGCTGTCGCCTGAAGCGCTGGAGAGCGCCATCACGCCCAATACGAAATGGCTTGTCCTGAACTCGCCATCCAACCCTACCGGTGCGGCCTATACGAAAGAGGAGTTGCGCGGTCTCGCAGACGTGCTGCTGAAGCACCCGCATGTCTGGGTGATGACTGACGATATGTACGAACACCTCGTCTATGACGGGTTCGAATACTGGACGATCGCGCAGGTCGAGCCGAAGCTCTACGAGCGCACGCTGACCGTCAATGGCGTGTCCAAGGCCTATGCGATGACAGGCTGGCGCATCGGCTATGCGGGCGGCCCCGAAAAACTGATCGCGACCATGCGCAAGATCATGTCGCAATCGACATCCAATGCCTGCTCGATCAGCCAGTGGGCCAGCGTGGCGGCGCTGAATGGGGATCACGGTTTTCTTGCCGAGCGCAATGAGGTGTTCAAATCCCGTCGGGACATGGTCGTGAAAGCCTTGAATGAGTGCGAGGGCCTCAGCTGCGCCACGCCGGAAGGCGCGTTCTATGTTTATCCAAGCTGCGCGGGTGTGATCGGAAAGACATCGCCGGCCGGCAGCAAGATTACTTCGGACAAGGATTTCGCGGCGGCTTTGCTGGAAGAAGAGAAAGTGGCCGTGGTTTTCGGCGAGGCATTCGGCCTGTCGCCAGCGTTCCGCATTTCCTATGCGACATCGACGGAAGCGCTCGAAGACGCCATGACGCGCATCAAGCGGTTCTGCGCCGCCCTGAAATAG
- a CDS encoding Dps family protein has product MPIDIGLSDEQREKSVEAIRKVLGETYALYSKTHSYHWNVTGPRFQALHTMFMEQYTELWQALDELAERIRALDFYAPASPEEMYSYATIRADNGVPDAEAMVTNLSKGHEAVARAAKDGIAAVADFDDVTADMLTQRATIADKTAWMLRSSL; this is encoded by the coding sequence ATGCCGATCGATATTGGTCTGAGCGACGAACAAAGAGAAAAATCCGTCGAAGCGATCCGCAAGGTGCTCGGCGAGACCTATGCGCTTTATTCCAAGACGCATAGCTATCACTGGAACGTCACCGGCCCGCGCTTTCAGGCGCTGCACACCATGTTCATGGAGCAGTATACCGAGCTCTGGCAGGCGCTGGACGAGCTTGCAGAGCGTATCCGGGCGCTCGACTTTTACGCGCCCGCGTCGCCAGAAGAGATGTATTCCTACGCGACGATCCGCGCCGATAATGGGGTCCCGGATGCTGAAGCGATGGTGACCAACCTCTCCAAGGGGCACGAGGCAGTTGCCCGCGCCGCAAAGGATGGCATTGCCGCCGTCGCTGATTTTGATGATGTCACGGCTGATATGCTGACCCAGCGGGCCACAATTGCGGACAAGACGGCCTGGATGTTGCGCTCCAGCCTCTGA
- a CDS encoding LysR family transcriptional regulator: MDWDKLKSFHAAAEAGSLTAAGERLGISQSAVSRQISALEEQLGVSLFQRHARGLVLTDAGHTLHRSTMDMSSAAQMANAALRDQQDTAQGDLVVTAPVAFGSTWLVPRLGNFISANPDMRVDLRLDDGETYDLLKLEAECAIRLWAAEKSDLIQRKLGTVATNLYATPEYLKRHGTPRTPQDLDNHRIIGYGTEKSMLDAMSWAQRIGRDDTLPRKASLSVNNVPAMLRAVEAGLGIADLPDYMASASPRLVRVLPDHTGPTFDLYFIYPSDLKRSKRIAAFRDFLTTEVEAIKRESIQLRAS, translated from the coding sequence ATGGACTGGGATAAACTGAAATCCTTTCACGCTGCTGCAGAAGCTGGCAGCCTCACCGCCGCCGGCGAACGGCTAGGTATTTCCCAGTCTGCCGTGTCGCGGCAAATTTCTGCCCTGGAAGAACAACTGGGTGTTTCGCTGTTCCAGCGCCATGCCCGCGGCCTTGTGTTGACCGATGCAGGGCACACGCTTCACCGCTCCACAATGGACATGTCGTCAGCCGCCCAGATGGCGAATGCCGCCCTGCGCGACCAGCAGGATACCGCGCAAGGTGACCTCGTTGTGACAGCGCCCGTTGCCTTTGGGTCGACCTGGCTGGTTCCCCGCCTCGGCAACTTCATCTCGGCCAATCCTGACATGCGGGTCGATCTTCGTCTCGACGATGGCGAAACCTATGACCTCCTCAAGCTGGAGGCCGAATGCGCAATCCGGCTATGGGCGGCTGAAAAGTCGGACCTGATCCAGCGCAAGCTCGGGACTGTGGCGACCAATCTTTATGCCACGCCTGAATACCTGAAGCGGCACGGGACACCGCGCACGCCGCAGGATCTCGATAATCATCGCATCATTGGCTATGGCACCGAGAAATCGATGCTGGACGCGATGAGCTGGGCCCAGCGGATTGGGCGCGACGACACGCTGCCGCGTAAGGCCAGCCTGTCTGTGAACAATGTGCCTGCCATGCTGCGCGCGGTTGAAGCGGGTCTCGGCATCGCCGACCTGCCAGACTATATGGCGAGCGCATCACCTCGCCTTGTCCGCGTGTTGCCGGACCATACCGGCCCGACATTCGATCTCTACTTCATCTATCCAAGCGACCTGAAACGCTCAAAGCGCATTGCGGCCTTCCGCGACTTCCTCACGACAGAAGTCGAAGCGATCAAACGCGAAAGCATCCAACTTCGCGCTAGTTGA